The Vanessa cardui chromosome 27, ilVanCard2.1, whole genome shotgun sequence region GAATGTGCGAGACtagtaatagtaaataataaaaaaaaaggaaaataatttaaaataaaagtatacacatatgtatataattaatatattcctgTAACACCGCAATCAACACTCAATTTACAGATGACTCAACAGTAATGCCGGACAGCtaaaacaaactcaattaaaaaataataaagcaggcaaaaaaataaaataaacaaaataaaaaatatgcattctTTATTCGATGCAAGTCTTGTAAACATTatgtaaaatacatacataatcacatacattattgtaaaaaaatatcccaATGTCAGCAACTGACTGCCAATTATAGTTATAACTTAGTTTTAAGACATCAcatgtaacaatatattttttttggtattgtatatatctatttataatgtaccacatatttttaaagtacagATAAAGTACTTagtgtaaaaaaacattttaaatcaacAAGCTCTTAGCAGATAACTCTCACACTCCCCACCCACTTATTGTCCGATCGCAAATCATAAATACATTActcataaattaaagtattctaATGgacaatcaaatatttaattattatcttattgttttatgaatataCGGTGACAAGTTCATGGTGTTGGTCACCCataacccactgctgggctaaactcTCTTGAAAAATTGGGAGCTTCTTGCAACACACCGGCCTAATGTATGATTAGTACTTTAGTAAAACTGTTAGTTATATTAGAGAAACTGTACTATCTGGTAGGAGAGAAGCAATCAAACAGTAGCAAGGTAGTACAGATATATAAGATATAGATAGAAGTACATATATACCACCAATTATAAGGACCCCTGTGGTCAGTGTTTATTTCTCTTGTGACTACACaaatactggctcactcatctctCCCAGACAGCAATATATAGAGTTGAATTTTAGTGAaagaatatttcattaatcTTTGCTAAGCTAAGCTAAGCTCTATGGAAATTTTGCATATGAATTGTATAAGTAGAAAATCCATTGCTTAAGTAGTCAAAtcattaatactttatattccTGTCTCAGCTTGCAGTCAGTGTTATTACAGATACAAAGTCATTACATCAAAGCTTTTTATATCacagttacaaaataattacacacATACTTTATCAGTATGACAAACACAATTGCCGTgtgtgtaatttaataaaaaaaataaaatacagaatttAAAATGTTGCAGCTATATTACCACACAATATTAAGTGGTACCACTCTACTTTCTTACCACACACTCCACGTCAACTTGCCACCGTATGCATTATGGCTTTAAATACTATCacaattgataaaaacaaaaaataattgtatatatatatttatatatgttaaaagaaaatcagaaaataattttgcattttATAAAGTAAGACGGATACTTTAACTGATATATATttctcttaatatatatttatataatatgttactcCCAGCATAGCACTAATgtacgatttaaataaaaattgaccatttaataaataatgaccaCTTTAACTAAAGcgatgtgtaaaataaaattatttaataaacataattcgtTAAAATTAACAGTTAAGTTAGTAAATGACGTAAAACTATTGTTAAACAAAATGCTAATGTTATTAGAACAATCTTAcgtctaattttatttagacCTCGAAGCGACCACAGACAGCATTACATCTTGTAAacaatattgtatattgttatgGAGGCTTATGTTTCTCCAGGGCTGTTCCGCACGACATTATGCCAAACTTCTTACCAGTGGTTTAGTTGTTAagataaactattattttttattatgtaaagtaGACAAACATTTAGTAAATAGGTCAGCTGATGGTATTTCATATGGCCAtaactttggaaactaagatactatgtccctGAAGCTGAGGAGTTTGGCAGAATCATCTAATCACTTCACCGACCATCAATTGACAAAAATGCGTTATATAGGCTGTTTATTGACAATGATCATATATCAACCTACCATGGGAGGGTCAGcagtaatattataacaaataaaatgtggACTATCCACATAACAAGACGCGTCGCGTGAGGCGGAAACAGCATAACGTTCAAACGATTACGTCCCgaggaattattaaataactcaccttgtatattttgattacattgTAATATAGACAGCACTTGAATATCTTCAACGCCACCGACGCACGGCGCCCTACTGACGTACCgaactaatttcattttgaacTACTTGCAAGTATTAAGATGACAATTAGGCCACAACTACGACCGCACGGGCCCTCGAGATGGCGAATCAGAAGAATTGATCCTGGATTGCCAATAAGTAGGGTGTCGGGTCCCCCCCCCCCGGGGAAGAGACCCGCCGGCGCGCGGTCGGTACTAGGAGGCCATCAGGTTGGGAGAGTATTGAAGAGCTGTCGATAGAACggcacccccccccccccgggGAAGAGACCCGCCGGCCCGCGGTCGGTACTAGGGGGCCATCAGGTTGGGAGAGTATTGAAGAGCTGTATTAGATAGATAGAACGGTATTGTCCTAGAGCCGCGCCCGCGCGCTCAGAGGATGTTGCAGCAGCGGCAGtagcgcgggcgcgggcgcgcggcggcgggcggcgtgGCGGGCGCGAAGTACGCGTGCACGCGCACGCGCGGCAGGTGGCTCTGCGGGCACACGCGCGTTACGGCGCCGTTTTGAGGATTCGACACTCTATATGACATTGCCAGTCGGCCGGCGGGCTGCGTACTCACCCTGAGTTTCCGGATGGCGTTCCTGGTGACCATCTGGCAGTCGTAGAGCTCGATGAGCTGCAGGTTGTGGCACGAGATCAGGTGCTCGAGCGCGCCGTCCGTGACCAGCGGGCAGTTGTCGAGACCTGCACACGACGCACACTTTacttttacctttatttttctatttactcACATCATACGGCGAAAGTGTGATGTGAGTTGATGAGAGTGTTTGAATAATAGCTATAAACATCCGTCTGGATGAATGGAAATTGTTGTGGCTCTTAATGATTCATGCGATGATAACCAAAGCTCTTATCTATCAGTAAGGATAGAGAgacacgcacacatacatatatacttccaatgggaagaggagaaaaggtaaataaacaactttgaccttgaattgatatgtcatttgcgttcgactagtgaatgaatgggtaattaatgctaaaggacggatatattttttttgattttaaaagtaattttccttttaaacaaagtcaggtcgtaataaaaaacttcagagcattccgaatatgcatccgtgcacatgatacgaaagataagagacgaatgtctttcttaacattgtattattttaaaaactataaaattgctatgcacaaaactgatctacatttcgagataagagatttttaagtaaaataattcttttaacatttttagtaaaaatattatttttatttaaaaaccttactgtataaaaataacttttttatctatcgttaggtaactttttacgtttctaataaataattcatattatatattacaaccgattaaataaatatattaaaaaaaaatatctataatgaattttaaaactaaaatactatattttttatctgtataaattcattcgtctacattcgtttagcgaacatgcctagttgaggcctctatttttaatgttcgtcatcgagatatggcgtcttgaatgtcgacaaaactattttcgttactttggaagtgaaattaaagtagATCTacgtagtttagtgaaatattgttgtattacaaatgaagatatattaatcaagaactgtttgtagttaatcttatagtggatttagcaacaaaacacttgtgatattgaaaaatacggtatgttttgaatgtttccttttgtcattggaatggactatgcATGTACACACGCGCatgcacacacgcacacgcgcgcacacacacacacacacacacacacagccaCGTGGGAGGACTCACCGAGGACGGAGAGGTGCTCAGCGGCGCAGGGCGACAGCGACAGCTGCTTGATGCCGTAGTCCGTGATGAGCTCGCAGTGCGACAGCGTCTGGCGCACACAGTCCGCGTGTTACGATAACACAATAGAAACGTCACAGATAACCGTCACCTCGGAGCGATATATGCAGTCACCAGTTTCTCGAGTCGCGGGCAGCCCATGGCGAGGTGCACGAGCGTCGCGTCCGTGATCAGCACGCACTCCTCCAGGTCCATCCGCTCCAGCATCCTGCAGCTCTGCAAGGGGGGGGCGCGTGAGTGGGGCGCGTGGGGGGGCGGGGGGGGGGTTGTGGTTGCGGTGGGGCGGTGCTCACCCGCGCGAGCGCCTGGAAGCCGGCGTCGGTGAGCTGCGCGCACTGCGCCAGCTCCAGCGTGACGAGGTCGGGGCAGCGCGCCGCCAGCGCGCCCAGCGCCGCGTCCGTGAGGCGCGCGCAGCCCGACACGCACAGCCGCCGCAGCGCGCCGCCCAGCCGGCACACCGACTCGTCCGACAGGCTCTgcgacacacgcgcactcactGCCTGCCGCCCACGCCCACGCCCACGCTACACACACCCACGGCCACTCACGTCACAGCCCTGCACGTTGAGCACCTCGAGGTCGGGGCAGTACGTCGCCAGGCAGGACACCGCCTTGTCGTTCACGTTCTTGCATCCTGCGAACGTAAAACAGACATAAAATAACAGAACAGAGGTCACTCGTTGTTAAAACACAGAAAACACACAATCTGAGACGAAAGACTGGTCCAAATCTGGACAAAATTTGCTGAGATGGCGCTTGCGTTCTCTGCATGGTTCCAATAATTCATATCGAGAACAGAATTTAAAGATAATACTGTGAGAAAGCCTACTTATGCCCTACTCATTAATGAAACAAACTCTTCTGGATCGTCGAAGAGTTTGTTTAAAAaagggtgttccacaaggttcaattatGGGTCCCTTTTTATTTCCAGTATATGAAAGCGAGAGACGTAAGGATAATATAAAacgttaggttaggttagtcaATTCTTCTCAGAGCAAGTTATACGTTTCtatagtatgtttttaatttgagatAAATGAGATCGTGTAATCTTTGGAACAAGGGCTATACCGTCTGCACTGCACATTGAGAATACTTCGTGGGCTTATAAGAATACTAT contains the following coding sequences:
- the LOC124541117 gene encoding F-box/LRR-repeat protein 20; this translates as MTYSGRNKFEIARFSSDDENHINKKLPKELLLRILSYLDVVSLCRCAQVSKLWNILALDGSNWQRIDLFDFQRDVEGPVIENISQRCGGFLRQLSLRGCESIADGSIKTLAQSCPNIEDLNLNKCKKLTDVSCQALGRKCSKLQKINLDSCPSITDISLKALADGCPLLTHVNVSWCQSITENGVEALARGCPKLKSFICRGCKNVNDKAVSCLATYCPDLEVLNVQGCDSLSDESVCRLGGALRRLCVSGCARLTDAALGALAARCPDLVTLELAQCAQLTDAGFQALARSCRMLERMDLEECVLITDATLVHLAMGCPRLEKLTLSHCELITDYGIKQLSLSPCAAEHLSVLGLDNCPLVTDGALEHLISCHNLQLIELYDCQMVTRNAIRKLRSHLPRVRVHAYFAPATPPAAARPRPRYCRCCNIL